In a single window of the Gossypium hirsutum isolate 1008001.06 chromosome A13, Gossypium_hirsutum_v2.1, whole genome shotgun sequence genome:
- the LOC121212658 gene encoding extensin-2 → MANIWPHLAYVLALCLLINNVAAYYDEPYNTPPPYYSKKPETPLPRYTYKSPLPSSPPPYTYNSPPPPPYFYQSPPSPSPSPPRPYAYKSPPLPSPSPPPPYVYKSPPPPSPSPPPLYVYKSPPPPSPSPPPPYAYKSPPPPSPSPPPPYVYKSPPPPSPSPPPPYIYRSPPPPPPPPSPSPPPPYVYKSPPPPSPSPPPPYVYKSPPPPSPSPPPPYIYKSPPPPSPSPSPPPPYVYKSPPPPSPSPPPPYVYKSPHPPSPSPPSPYIYRSPPPPPPSPSPPPPHVYKSPPPPSPSPPPPYIYKSPPPPSPSPPPPYVYKSPLPPSPSPPPPYIYKSPPPPSPSPPPPYVYKSPPPPSPSPPPPYVYKSPPPPSPSPPPPYVYKSPPPPSPSPPSPYVYKSPPPPSPSPPPPYVYKSPPPPSPSIPPPYIYKSPSPPSPSPPPPYVYKSPPPPSPSPPPPYVYRSPPPPSPSPPPPYVYKPPPPYY, encoded by the coding sequence ATGGCCAATATTTGGCCTCATCTAGCCTATGTATTGGCATTGTGCTTGTTGATCAACAATGTAGCTGCCTATTATGATGAGCCTTATAATACTCCACCACCTTACTATAGTAAGAAACCAGAAACACCATTGCCTCGTTATACTTATAAATCCCCTCTACCATCATCGCCACCACCATACACCTATAACTCTCCACCACCACCTCCTTATTTCTACCAATCCCCACCTTCACCATCGCCTTCACCTCCACGACCGTATGCCTATAAGTCTCCACCGCTACCTTCTCCTTCCCCTCCACCTCCTTATGTGTACAAGTCCCCACCTCCACCATCTCCATCTCCACCACCTCTATATGTTTATAAGTCCCCACCACCACCATCACCTTCACCACCGCCGCCTTATGCCTACAAGTCACCACCTCCACCATCTCCTTCACCTCCTCCACCCTATGTCTACAAGTCTCCACCTCCACCATCACCTTCACCACCTCCTCCTTATATTTACAGgtctccaccaccaccaccaccaccaccatcaccTTCACCACCTCCACCCTATGTCTACAAATCTCCACCTCCACCATCTCCCTCACCACCTCCACCCTATGTCTACAAGTCTCCACCTCCACCATCTCCCTCACCACCTCCTCCTTACATTTATAAGTCTCCACCACCACCATCACCATCACCTTCACCACCTCCACCCTATGTCTACAAGTCCCCACCTCCACCATCTCCTTCACCTCCTCCACCCTATGTCTACAAGTCTCCACATCCACCATCTCCCTCACCACCTTCTCCTTATATTTATAGgtctccaccaccaccaccaccatcaccTTCACCACCTCCACCCCATGTCTACAAATCTCCACCTCCACCATCTCCCTCACCACCTCCTCCTTACATTTATAAGTCTCCACCACCACCATCACCTTCACCACCTCCACCCTATGTCTACAAGTCCCCACTTCCACCATCTCCTTCACCTCCTCCACCCTATATCTACAAGTCTCCACCTCCGCCATCTCCCTCACCACCTCCACCTTATGTGTACAAGTCCCCACCTCCACCATCTCCTTCACCTCCTCCTCCTTATGTTTACAAGTCTCCACCTCCACCATCTCCCTCACCGCCTCCACCCTATGTCTACAAGTCCCCACCTCCACCATCTCCTTCACCTCCTTCCCCTTATGTTTACAAGTCTCCACCTCCACCATCTCCATCACCTCCTCCACCTTATGTTTACAAGTCTCCACCTCCACCATCTCCTTCAATACCTCCTCCTTACATTTATAAGTCACCATCACCACCATCACCTTCACCACCTCCACCCTATGTTTACAAGTCCCCACCTCCACCATCTCCTTCACCTCCTCCACCATATGTGTACAGGTCCCCACCTCCACCTTCTCCTTCTCCTCCTCCACCTTATGTCTACAAGCCTCCACCTCCATATTACTAA